A stretch of Deltaproteobacteria bacterium DNA encodes these proteins:
- a CDS encoding carboxypeptidase regulatory-like domain-containing protein translates to MVTPAGARGTRAVGGVGPGPRVLLVRGPRGGGGGDGDDRRRHPVAVARARLGAAHRGAGGNATAVTRLNGGAMIRRTRLVVTAAWCTAACGGDAVSVRNVNPEGSVGGIVVDAQTRAPLEGVSVSLLAGGRVFDPEATDAAGTFRFTGVPAGDVIVTVTGGDGYNDAFIRGTLVSAAGDYPVGNATLTLGPIGLLPKSGNFRFRVLDQFGAPVSGYPMSVELQVQYVDFSGGPPVARGQIAQAVQTDGDGYATVVGLPDFFALGSVNDALLVFLPPLDADGDGIDEFSGGDAAFNLRSLDPTPDVVLDGDVATALTVRASTIAQLAGAGGATPAVVQPTGKIDVLFNLPIQPTVDVLLMDEQGVGIAVPTSALSVRDDSLTINLSPLALDFGHEYNLALHAVAAVGERFAVGDFAAPFFTVSTDADVSVIGAQRDPVTQVVTITFNEPIGGIGTSLSGGNCVVFFGFDINGANGQGDAINELGNPNCNVTLSRDEWDPPGLPGPSGYTTRWQFTAPLQTGGTPIPAGITVHLLFDHAVSQAARVERVDGRAVRNLTFPLP, encoded by the coding sequence ATGGTCACCCCGGCCGGAGCGCGAGGGACCCGCGCCGTGGGCGGTGTGGGACCCGGACCACGAGTACTTCTGGTACGCGGTCCGCGCGGCGGCGGGGGTGGCGACGGTGACGACCGTCGCCGTCATCCTGTCGCGGTCGCGCGGGCTCGACTCGGGGCGGCGCATCGTGGTGCTGGGGGTAACGCGACCGCTGTGACCAGACTCAATGGAGGCGCGATGATTCGAAGGACTCGACTCGTTGTAACGGCAGCATGGTGTACCGCGGCGTGCGGCGGGGACGCCGTGAGCGTACGAAACGTCAACCCGGAGGGATCGGTCGGCGGGATCGTCGTCGACGCGCAGACGAGGGCTCCGCTCGAGGGCGTATCCGTATCACTGCTCGCCGGGGGGCGTGTGTTCGACCCGGAGGCGACCGACGCGGCCGGGACGTTCCGGTTTACCGGCGTGCCGGCCGGCGACGTCATCGTCACCGTCACCGGGGGAGACGGCTACAACGACGCGTTCATTCGCGGCACGCTCGTGTCGGCGGCCGGCGACTATCCGGTCGGCAACGCCACGCTCACGCTCGGGCCGATCGGGCTGCTGCCCAAGTCGGGCAACTTCCGATTCCGCGTGCTCGATCAGTTCGGTGCCCCCGTGAGCGGGTATCCGATGAGCGTGGAACTCCAGGTGCAGTACGTCGACTTCTCCGGCGGCCCGCCGGTCGCGCGGGGCCAGATCGCGCAGGCTGTCCAGACGGATGGCGATGGGTATGCGACCGTGGTCGGCTTGCCGGACTTCTTCGCGCTCGGCTCCGTCAACGATGCTCTGCTCGTGTTCTTGCCTCCGCTCGATGCGGACGGCGACGGCATCGACGAGTTTTCCGGAGGCGACGCCGCGTTCAACCTGCGGTCGCTGGACCCGACGCCGGATGTGGTCCTCGACGGCGACGTCGCGACCGCGCTGACCGTGCGCGCGTCGACGATCGCGCAGCTGGCGGGTGCGGGGGGCGCCACCCCCGCGGTGGTGCAGCCGACCGGGAAGATCGACGTGCTGTTCAACTTGCCGATCCAGCCGACCGTCGACGTACTGCTAATGGACGAACAGGGCGTCGGCATCGCCGTGCCGACGTCGGCCCTGTCGGTGCGCGACGACAGCTTGACGATCAACCTGTCGCCGCTGGCACTCGACTTCGGCCACGAGTACAACCTGGCGCTCCATGCCGTCGCCGCGGTCGGTGAGCGGTTCGCGGTCGGCGACTTCGCGGCGCCGTTCTTCACCGTGTCCACGGACGCGGACGTGTCGGTAATCGGCGCCCAGCGCGATCCCGTGACGCAGGTCGTGACGATCACGTTCAACGAGCCGATCGGCGGCATCGGCACGTCGCTGTCCGGCGGCAACTGCGTCGTGTTCTTCGGCTTCGACATCAACGGAGCCAACGGGCAGGGCGACGCGATCAACGAACTGGGCAATCCGAACTGCAACGTGACGCTGTCGCGCGACGAGTGGGATCCCCCCGGGCTGCCGGGCCCGTCGGGCTATACGACTCGGTGGCAGTTCACCGCGCCACTGCAGACCGGCGGCACGCCCATCCCGGCCGGCATCACCGTGCACCTCCTGTTCGACCACGCCGTGAGCCAGGCCGCGCGCGTCGAGCGCGTCGACGGACGCGCGGTGCGCAACCTGACGTTCCCACTGCCGTAG
- a CDS encoding PEGA domain-containing protein: MNAGRSLVPVALATALLGGLAPPARAARRGTAPRRMYVVVLPAPGVPEGRRRQIEDALARGIRGDGTTAVLTPERPTGAPAPDVRLAEGDAALRAARDQVADLDLDAAIASLERAIAAYRDNLPDLALRDGGPHRLVAAYRQLAIARFLNGDDPGAKAALAHVFALAPETEYDPKVFPPQMADVVLEAGLLAAELGPGQLRVRVSGGDATIYVDGEERGRAPVVVDDLAAGPHVVSAVAAGVPTATAEVTVDAATPADVVLSVPQPPVAVPDAVLAVRDGVGRSTAPAAMRALRSRLGVDAVVFATLQPDGRRTRVTAHVYDLRSGALAGRAAGTNPVDVGAAVVRVAQWSPRPEREGPAPWAVWDPDHEYFWYAVRAAAGVATVTTVAVILSRSRGLDSGRRIVVLGVTRPL; the protein is encoded by the coding sequence GTGAACGCCGGGCGATCGCTGGTGCCGGTTGCGTTGGCGACCGCGCTGCTTGGCGGGCTCGCCCCGCCTGCGCGGGCCGCGCGGCGCGGGACCGCGCCGCGGCGGATGTACGTGGTGGTGTTGCCGGCGCCCGGCGTGCCCGAGGGCCGCCGCCGCCAGATCGAGGACGCGCTGGCCCGCGGCATTCGCGGCGACGGGACGACGGCGGTGCTGACACCGGAGCGGCCGACCGGCGCGCCGGCGCCCGACGTGCGCCTCGCCGAGGGCGACGCCGCATTGCGCGCCGCCCGGGATCAGGTCGCCGACCTCGACCTCGACGCCGCGATCGCGTCGCTCGAGCGGGCGATCGCCGCATACCGCGACAACTTGCCGGACCTCGCGCTGCGCGACGGCGGCCCGCACCGGCTCGTCGCCGCCTACCGCCAGCTCGCCATCGCGCGGTTCCTCAACGGGGACGACCCCGGTGCCAAGGCGGCCCTCGCGCACGTGTTCGCACTCGCTCCCGAGACCGAGTACGACCCGAAGGTGTTCCCGCCGCAGATGGCCGACGTCGTGCTGGAAGCCGGGCTGCTGGCTGCCGAACTGGGGCCCGGCCAGCTGCGCGTCCGCGTGTCCGGCGGGGACGCGACCATCTACGTGGACGGCGAGGAGCGCGGCCGGGCACCGGTCGTGGTAGACGACCTGGCGGCGGGTCCGCACGTGGTGAGCGCGGTCGCGGCGGGGGTACCGACCGCGACGGCGGAGGTCACCGTCGACGCGGCGACGCCGGCCGACGTCGTGCTGTCCGTACCGCAGCCGCCGGTGGCGGTCCCCGATGCCGTGTTGGCCGTGCGCGACGGCGTCGGCCGATCGACCGCGCCCGCGGCGATGCGCGCGCTGCGGTCGCGGCTCGGCGTCGATGCCGTCGTGTTCGCGACGCTGCAGCCGGACGGACGCCGTACGCGGGTAACCGCCCACGTCTACGACCTGCGCAGCGGAGCGCTGGCTGGCCGCGCCGCCGGGACGAATCCGGTGGACGTGGGCGCGGCCGTGGTCCGGGTCGCGCAATGGTCACCCCGGCCGGAGCGCGAGGGACCCGCGCCGTGGGCGGTGTGGGACCCGGACCACGAGTACTTCTGGTACGCGGTCCGCGCGGCGGCGGGGGTGGCGACGGTGACGACCGTCGCCGTCATCCTGTCGCGGTCGCGCGGGCTCGACTCGGGGCGGCGCATCGTGGTGCTGGGGGTAACGCGACCGCTGTGA
- the mutS gene encoding DNA mismatch repair protein MutS: MARSKPSETPLMRQYLQIKEAYPDAILFFRLGDFYEMFFEDAVLAANKLDLTLTSRDKGRDDGVPMAGVPHHAARGYIAKLTELGHKVVLCEQTEDPKKAKGLVKREVVRVITPGIVLDDEVLDPKVGRYVAAIARAGDRFGLAYLDASTGEFCATEIVGLDALAGELARVDPREILCEDPEVRARHPGCVYSPFTPVDDDAVAAELERALSDDLRGLGLADRPLAAQAAATALAYARDTQPAGALPLARLHVYEPADTVVLDEAAVANLELCATLIGGKKDGSLLGVLDCTRTAPGGRLLRRWLLYPLTDIAHIRRRHDAVEFLVERASLRDALRRDLGHVADLERLAGRVSLHAATPRDLGLLRDSLERLPQLVARIRSASDRALGAPDLLAAVDDDALLAPLAELATELGRALVDRPPARASDGGFIRDGYCAVVDENRRLATGGKDAILAIEARERERTGIPSLKVKYNKVFGYYIEVTRAHLDKVPGDYVRKQTVATGERYVTEELAGLEAKIVAAQDTLLAREQELFAALCERVRAHTAALVEAGRRVATVDVCAALAEVAHTGGYVRPEVDDGDVIDIVDGRHPVVERTVPAGQFVPNDCRLDTATDQILVVTGPNMAGKSTFMRQVAQIVLLAQIGSFVPARSARIGIVDRIFTRVGAADNLARGESTFMVEMRETAAILAGATRRSLVVLDEVGRGTSTFDGVSIAWAVTEYLHDAIGARTLFATHYHELCALAQARPRVRNVSVAVREHAGEIVFLRRVVEGGANRSYGIDVARLAGLPRPVVSRARQILGELEGARSLGAGAQLDLFAAAQAPPPPAEPPVDPLRERLAALDPNAMTPVEALVALAELVALARSA; the protein is encoded by the coding sequence ATGGCCCGCAGCAAGCCGTCGGAGACGCCGCTGATGCGGCAGTACCTCCAGATCAAGGAGGCATACCCGGACGCAATCCTGTTTTTCCGGCTCGGAGACTTCTACGAGATGTTCTTCGAGGACGCCGTGCTCGCGGCCAACAAGCTCGACCTCACCCTCACGAGTCGGGACAAGGGTCGCGACGACGGCGTGCCGATGGCCGGCGTGCCGCACCACGCGGCGCGCGGTTACATCGCCAAGCTCACCGAACTGGGCCACAAGGTCGTACTGTGCGAGCAGACCGAAGACCCCAAGAAGGCCAAAGGCCTGGTCAAGCGCGAGGTCGTGCGGGTCATCACGCCCGGGATCGTCCTCGACGACGAGGTGCTCGACCCCAAGGTCGGCCGGTACGTCGCGGCGATCGCGCGCGCCGGCGACCGGTTCGGCCTCGCGTACCTCGACGCGTCGACCGGCGAGTTTTGCGCCACCGAGATCGTCGGGCTCGACGCGCTGGCCGGCGAACTGGCGCGCGTCGATCCGCGCGAGATCTTGTGCGAGGACCCGGAGGTGCGCGCGCGCCACCCGGGCTGCGTCTACAGCCCGTTTACTCCGGTCGACGACGACGCGGTCGCCGCCGAACTCGAGCGAGCGCTGTCCGACGATCTGCGCGGCCTCGGCCTGGCCGACCGGCCGCTCGCCGCGCAGGCTGCGGCGACGGCGCTCGCCTACGCGCGCGATACCCAGCCGGCGGGGGCGCTGCCGCTAGCGCGGCTACACGTCTACGAGCCGGCCGACACCGTCGTGCTCGACGAGGCCGCCGTCGCCAACCTCGAGCTGTGCGCCACCCTGATCGGCGGCAAGAAGGACGGCTCGCTGCTCGGCGTGCTCGACTGCACGCGGACGGCCCCGGGCGGACGCCTGCTGCGGCGCTGGTTGCTGTATCCGCTCACGGACATTGCACACATCCGCCGCCGCCACGACGCGGTCGAGTTCCTCGTCGAGCGCGCCTCCCTGCGCGACGCGCTGCGGCGCGACCTCGGCCACGTCGCGGACCTCGAGCGCCTCGCCGGCCGCGTGTCGTTACATGCCGCGACTCCGCGCGACCTGGGCTTGTTGCGCGACTCGCTGGAGCGGCTGCCGCAGCTGGTCGCGCGCATCCGCAGCGCCTCCGATCGCGCGCTCGGCGCGCCGGATCTGCTGGCTGCGGTCGACGACGACGCGCTGCTCGCTCCGCTGGCCGAGCTGGCAACCGAACTCGGCCGCGCGCTCGTCGACCGGCCGCCGGCGCGCGCATCCGACGGCGGCTTCATCCGCGACGGGTACTGCGCGGTCGTCGATGAGAACCGCCGGCTCGCCACCGGCGGCAAGGACGCCATTCTCGCGATCGAGGCGCGGGAACGCGAACGCACCGGCATTCCGTCGCTGAAGGTCAAATACAACAAGGTGTTCGGTTATTACATCGAAGTCACGCGCGCTCACCTCGACAAAGTACCGGGCGACTACGTGCGCAAGCAGACGGTCGCGACCGGCGAGCGCTACGTGACCGAGGAGTTGGCCGGGCTCGAGGCCAAGATCGTCGCGGCGCAGGACACGCTGCTGGCGCGCGAGCAGGAGCTGTTCGCGGCGCTGTGCGAGCGTGTCCGCGCGCACACGGCGGCCCTCGTCGAGGCCGGCCGCCGAGTCGCCACGGTCGACGTGTGCGCGGCGCTCGCGGAGGTCGCCCACACGGGTGGCTACGTGCGCCCCGAGGTGGACGACGGCGACGTCATCGACATCGTCGACGGGCGCCATCCGGTCGTCGAGCGCACGGTGCCGGCCGGACAGTTCGTCCCCAACGACTGCCGGCTGGACACGGCGACCGATCAGATCCTCGTGGTCACCGGTCCGAACATGGCGGGCAAGTCCACGTTCATGCGCCAAGTCGCGCAGATCGTACTGCTGGCGCAGATCGGCTCGTTCGTCCCGGCCCGGTCGGCGCGCATCGGCATCGTCGACCGCATCTTCACGCGGGTCGGCGCGGCCGACAATCTCGCTCGCGGCGAGTCGACGTTCATGGTCGAGATGCGCGAGACGGCGGCGATCCTCGCCGGCGCCACGCGCCGCTCGCTCGTCGTCCTCGATGAGGTGGGCCGAGGCACGTCCACGTTCGATGGGGTATCGATTGCCTGGGCGGTCACCGAGTACCTCCACGACGCGATCGGCGCGCGCACGCTGTTTGCCACCCACTACCACGAGCTGTGCGCACTCGCGCAGGCGCGGCCGCGCGTGCGCAACGTATCGGTCGCCGTGCGCGAGCATGCGGGCGAGATCGTGTTCCTGCGCCGCGTCGTCGAGGGCGGCGCCAATCGCAGCTACGGCATCGACGTCGCGCGGCTCGCCGGGTTGCCGCGTCCGGTCGTGTCGCGCGCCCGCCAGATCCTCGGCGAACTCGAAGGCGCGCGCTCTCTCGGCGCAGGCGCGCAGCTCGACCTGTTTGCCGCCGCGCAGGCGCCGCCGCCGCCCGCCGAGCCGCCGGTCGATCCGCTCCGCGAGCGGCTCGCCGCGCTCGACCCCAACGCGATGACGCCGGTCGAGGCGTTGGTGGCGCTGGCGGAGTTGGTCGCGCTGGCCCGCAGCGCGTGA
- a CDS encoding SPOR domain-containing protein, which yields MLPASPRRGTSGAMRADDADLFKDKIEVSLDGRQIFYLFFGGAVIASLVFVLGVMVGKRLEARSHVADRADTSAERDPLAALDQLAAEDDDLAFPTELVTPDVRPVAAAAADRAAAPAAKPEPAAKPEPKPEPAAKPEPKPEPAAEPEPKPEPAAKPEPAAKPEPAAKPQPAAAAPPARRPRFTLQLSSFQDRAEAEAFHAKLTAAGYEPYITEATVPGKGVWYRVRLGRYATHTDALRAKAEFEKRQRIIAYVTRL from the coding sequence ATGTTGCCCGCGTCGCCCCGGCGGGGTACATCTGGCGCGATGCGGGCAGACGACGCGGACCTGTTCAAGGACAAGATCGAGGTCAGTCTCGACGGCCGGCAGATCTTTTACCTGTTCTTCGGCGGGGCGGTGATCGCCAGCTTGGTGTTCGTGCTCGGCGTGATGGTCGGCAAGCGCCTCGAGGCGCGCAGCCACGTCGCGGACCGAGCGGACACGTCGGCGGAGCGCGATCCGCTCGCCGCGCTCGACCAGCTCGCCGCGGAGGACGACGACCTGGCGTTTCCGACCGAACTCGTCACTCCCGATGTTCGCCCGGTGGCGGCCGCGGCGGCAGACCGCGCGGCTGCGCCGGCGGCGAAGCCCGAGCCGGCGGCGAAGCCGGAGCCGAAGCCCGAGCCGGCGGCGAAGCCGGAGCCGAAGCCCGAGCCGGCGGCGGAGCCGGAGCCGAAGCCCGAGCCGGCGGCGAAACCCGAGCCGGCGGCGAAGCCGGAGCCGGCGGCGAAGCCCCAGCCGGCGGCCGCGGCGCCACCGGCGCGCCGGCCGCGGTTCACGCTACAGCTGTCCTCGTTTCAGGACCGCGCGGAGGCCGAGGCGTTTCACGCCAAGCTCACGGCCGCCGGCTACGAGCCGTACATCACGGAGGCGACGGTGCCGGGCAAGGGGGTCTGGTACCGCGTCCGGCTCGGCCGTTACGCGACGCACACGGATGCGCTGCGGGCCAAGGCCGAGTTCGAAAAGCGCCAGCGCATCATCGCGTACGTGACTCGGCTGTGA